A DNA window from Aureibaculum sp. 2308TA14-22 contains the following coding sequences:
- a CDS encoding alpha-amylase family glycosyl hydrolase, with product MKKHLIPILIFILLLSCADKKEQKVAENTKPETPFVWEAANLYFLLTDRFNNGDTSNDINFDRTKETAKLRGFKGGDIKGITQKIKEGYFTDLGINAIWMTPIVEQIHGGTDEGTGLTYGFHGYWTKDWTAIDPNFGTKEDVKELVETAHKNGIRILLDAVINHTGPVTQKDPVWPTEWVRTEPACTYQDYKSTIACTLVENLPDIRTESNEEVDLPPQLVEKWKNEGRYEQEVAELDAFFKRTGYPRAPRFYIIKWLTDYITEYGIDGYRVDTVKHTEESVWQEFRDECDFAFAQWKKNNPEKVLDDNNFYLVGEVYNYGISHGKAFDFGDKKVNYFDNSFNALINFELKYDAKKSYDSIFVKYDSLLTTNLKGYSVLNYLTSHDDGQPFDANRSKPYQTATTLLLTPGASQTYYGDESARDLTIEGTQGDATLRSFMNWDSIQNNPNTKVILTHWQKLGKFRNRHPAVGAGRHVKISDKPYVFSRTFSKGNYVEKVVVGLELEKGEKKIDVSSIFEDGMELREAYSGQKLNVNKGKVIIDSDFTLVLLEPYKN from the coding sequence ATGAAAAAACACCTAATCCCAATCCTAATATTTATTTTACTTCTAAGTTGTGCGGACAAAAAAGAACAAAAAGTTGCAGAAAACACCAAACCAGAAACCCCATTTGTCTGGGAAGCCGCCAATCTTTACTTTCTGCTCACAGACCGCTTTAATAATGGCGACACTTCCAACGACATCAACTTTGATCGCACCAAAGAAACCGCCAAATTAAGAGGTTTTAAAGGAGGTGATATCAAAGGCATAACCCAAAAAATAAAAGAGGGTTATTTTACAGATTTAGGTATCAACGCTATTTGGATGACGCCCATTGTAGAACAAATTCACGGAGGTACAGACGAGGGTACAGGTTTAACCTATGGTTTTCATGGCTATTGGACCAAAGATTGGACGGCTATAGATCCTAATTTTGGAACTAAAGAAGATGTAAAAGAACTGGTGGAAACCGCTCATAAAAACGGAATACGGATTTTGTTGGATGCGGTGATAAACCATACGGGACCGGTAACCCAAAAAGATCCGGTATGGCCAACGGAATGGGTGAGAACGGAACCTGCTTGTACCTATCAGGATTATAAAAGTACCATTGCGTGTACTTTGGTAGAAAATTTACCAGATATCAGAACCGAAAGCAATGAAGAAGTTGATTTACCGCCACAACTTGTCGAAAAATGGAAAAATGAAGGGCGTTATGAGCAGGAAGTCGCCGAGCTGGATGCGTTTTTTAAACGCACGGGATACCCAAGAGCACCGCGATTTTATATCATTAAATGGCTAACCGATTATATTACCGAATATGGAATAGACGGTTACCGTGTAGATACGGTCAAGCATACCGAAGAAAGCGTATGGCAAGAATTTAGAGATGAATGTGATTTCGCTTTTGCTCAATGGAAGAAAAACAATCCCGAAAAGGTGTTGGACGACAATAATTTTTATTTGGTCGGCGAAGTTTACAATTACGGTATCAGCCATGGAAAAGCATTTGACTTTGGCGATAAAAAAGTCAATTATTTTGACAATAGCTTCAATGCACTGATAAATTTTGAACTAAAATATGACGCCAAAAAAAGTTACGATAGCATTTTTGTAAAGTACGATTCGCTATTAACTACAAACCTAAAAGGGTATAGTGTACTCAATTATTTAACCTCGCATGACGATGGGCAGCCTTTTGACGCCAACAGAAGTAAACCCTATCAAACTGCAACGACATTATTATTAACGCCTGGTGCTTCACAAACCTATTATGGCGACGAATCCGCACGAGATTTAACCATCGAAGGCACGCAGGGCGATGCTACTTTGCGTTCTTTTATGAATTGGGATTCCATTCAAAACAATCCCAATACCAAAGTAATCTTGACCCATTGGCAAAAGCTGGGTAAATTTAGAAATCGACACCCAGCTGTTGGAGCTGGAAGACATGTTAAGATCTCTGATAAACCCTATGTTTTTTCACGAACTTTTTCAAAAGGAAACTATGTTGAAAAAGTTGTGGTTGGATTAGAATTAGAAAAAGGGGAGAAAAAAATTGATGTATCTTCTATTTTTGAAGATGGTATGGAGTTGCGTGAGGCATACTCTGGTCAAAAACTTAACGTAAATAAGGGGAAAGTAATTATTGATTCTGATTTTACACTTGTCCTTTTGGAACCATATAAAAATTGA
- the rho gene encoding transcription termination factor Rho: MFEIESLKEKKLPELQEIAEKIGVPKYKQLKKLDLVYQILDVQATKPVASEAKQEHKPARKPRKRIGKPVQVAPRQNEEKETVIKEATSQKTEKPNKSEPEPKLAHKKEEKKDNDVENKAKENNSKNQRNPRKEHNQNGSHQRNSNKQHKQPGGNRRQGKYRDPDFEFDGIIESEGVLEIMQDGYGFLRSSDYNYLSSPDDIYVSQSQIKLFGLKTGDTVRGIVRPPKEGEKYFPLIRVSLINGLNPSIVRDRVAFEHLTPLFPNEKFNLAEKGSSTSTRIIDLFSPIGKGQRGMIVSQPKTGKTMLLKDIANAIAANHPEVYQIVLLIDERPEEVTDMQRNVKGEVVASTFDEPAEKHVRVANIVLDKAKRLVECGHDVVVLLDSITRLARAYNTVAPASGKILSGGIDANALHKPKRFFGAARKIENGGSLTIIATALTDTGSKMDEVIFEEFKGTGNMELQLDRNIANRRIYPAVDLVKSSTRRDDLLLDEKTVQRMWVMRKYLADMNPIEAMEFISEKIKFSKDNQEFLISMNG; encoded by the coding sequence ATGTTTGAAATAGAATCATTAAAAGAAAAAAAATTGCCTGAATTACAGGAAATTGCTGAAAAGATTGGTGTCCCAAAATACAAGCAACTAAAAAAATTAGATTTAGTTTATCAGATTTTAGACGTACAGGCAACTAAACCTGTAGCTTCCGAGGCCAAACAAGAACACAAACCTGCAAGAAAACCTCGTAAACGAATTGGTAAGCCTGTCCAAGTAGCTCCTCGTCAAAATGAAGAGAAAGAAACTGTAATTAAAGAAGCAACTTCTCAAAAAACAGAAAAACCCAACAAATCTGAACCTGAACCAAAACTTGCTCACAAGAAAGAGGAAAAGAAAGATAATGATGTAGAAAACAAAGCCAAGGAAAATAATTCAAAAAACCAAAGAAACCCTCGTAAAGAACATAATCAAAACGGGTCTCATCAAAGAAATTCAAACAAACAGCATAAACAGCCTGGTGGAAATAGAAGACAGGGTAAGTACAGAGATCCAGATTTTGAATTTGATGGAATAATCGAAAGTGAAGGTGTTCTAGAAATTATGCAAGATGGTTATGGTTTTTTAAGATCATCAGATTATAATTACCTATCATCACCTGATGATATATATGTATCGCAATCCCAAATAAAATTATTTGGTTTAAAAACAGGGGATACGGTAAGAGGTATTGTACGTCCGCCAAAGGAAGGAGAAAAATACTTCCCATTAATTAGAGTTTCATTAATTAATGGTTTAAATCCAAGCATTGTTAGAGATCGAGTAGCGTTTGAACACTTAACACCATTGTTTCCAAATGAGAAATTCAATCTTGCAGAAAAAGGAAGCTCAACATCAACAAGAATAATAGACTTATTTTCACCAATAGGAAAAGGACAAAGAGGTATGATTGTATCTCAACCTAAAACAGGTAAAACAATGTTATTGAAGGATATTGCAAATGCAATTGCCGCCAATCATCCCGAAGTTTATCAAATTGTTTTATTGATTGATGAAAGACCCGAAGAGGTAACAGATATGCAACGTAATGTTAAAGGAGAAGTAGTTGCTTCTACTTTTGACGAACCCGCTGAAAAACACGTAAGAGTTGCTAATATTGTATTAGATAAAGCCAAAAGATTGGTAGAATGTGGACATGATGTAGTTGTGCTATTAGATTCTATTACACGTTTAGCAAGAGCATATAATACTGTAGCTCCTGCCTCTGGAAAAATATTATCCGGTGGTATTGATGCTAATGCACTCCACAAACCGAAACGCTTTTTTGGTGCCGCTAGAAAAATTGAAAATGGTGGTTCTTTAACTATAATTGCTACTGCCTTAACGGACACAGGTTCAAAAATGGATGAAGTAATCTTTGAAGAATTTAAAGGCACTGGTAATATGGAGTTACAATTAGATAGAAATATTGCCAACCGAAGAATTTATCCAGCGGTTGATCTGGTAAAATCTAGTACACGTAGAGATGATTTGTTGTTAGATGAAAAAACTGTACAGCGTATGTGGGTTATGCGTAAATATTTAGCAGATATGAATCCAATTGAGGCTATGGAATTTATAAGTGAAAAGATTAAATTTTCTAAAGACAATCAGGAATTTTTAATTTCCATGAACGGATAA